A single region of the Longimicrobium sp. genome encodes:
- a CDS encoding RES family NAD+ phosphorylase: protein MWRIHRVDQDAMFYGGEDVNYRFNDPGPGAAHPDTPGPYGDSERDEGAYGVCYLGLSPATAFVETFLRRPARRDLALTEVEARRLTPVRVRRELRLVQLDGEGLNRAGVDGTVVSGSDYALSRAVSRLLWRRGDAPDGVLYAARHDNHLYAAAVFDRARASLEAGVPEPISDDLLRQLIRRYRFGLL, encoded by the coding sequence TTGTGGCGCATCCACCGGGTGGACCAGGATGCGATGTTCTACGGCGGAGAGGACGTCAACTACCGCTTCAATGACCCTGGGCCGGGTGCGGCTCACCCCGATACGCCAGGCCCATACGGCGATTCCGAACGGGATGAGGGCGCCTACGGAGTCTGCTATCTGGGCTTGTCACCCGCGACGGCTTTCGTGGAGACGTTCCTGCGGCGCCCGGCGAGGCGTGACCTCGCACTCACGGAAGTCGAGGCGCGCCGACTGACGCCGGTTCGTGTTCGCCGCGAGCTGCGCCTCGTGCAGCTGGATGGTGAAGGGCTCAACCGAGCAGGCGTCGATGGCACGGTGGTGAGCGGGAGTGACTACGCGCTTTCGCGTGCCGTTTCGCGCCTGCTCTGGCGGCGCGGCGATGCCCCGGACGGGGTGCTGTACGCCGCCCGGCACGACAACCACCTGTACGCCGCTGCCGTATTCGATCGGGCTCGGGCTTCGCTCGAGGCTGGGGTGCCTGAGCCCATCAGCGACGACCTTCTGAGGCAGCTGATTCGCCGCTACCGGTTCGGGCTGCTCTAA